In Flavobacterium endoglycinae, one DNA window encodes the following:
- a CDS encoding acyltransferase family protein: MNKIITNNRLMSVDVLRGFDLLMIIVADRFFYNLNAAAKIDFTKSLADQFEHPEWLGFHFYDVIMPLFLFVVGVVIPFSLGKRNAASNQNVYAHIFRRFIILFILGWIVQGNLLFLDISKFHIFSNTLQAIAVGYLFSCIAYLNLSKKGRYIFFAVCLILYAVLLSVPDFFGHHFELLPNKNLSIYIDQQVFGRFYDQTQYSWLLTGLGFTATTLSGLFAGELLLSSMPRPKIALYLAVIGIITFSISLLIGIWHPIIKKIWTSSFVLFSSGISFVLLALFYWIIDVKGYTKWAYPFKVIGVNAIAAYVGSHVFNFSLIAKQVFYGFEQFTGSYYDAFCDLAGFGILYFILWYMHKNKTYIKV, encoded by the coding sequence ATGAATAAAATCATAACCAACAACCGATTAATGTCTGTAGATGTTTTGCGAGGATTTGATCTATTAATGATAATCGTTGCAGACCGATTCTTTTATAATTTAAATGCAGCAGCTAAAATCGATTTTACAAAATCATTGGCAGATCAGTTTGAACATCCGGAATGGCTTGGATTTCATTTTTATGATGTTATAATGCCCTTGTTTTTGTTTGTAGTTGGCGTTGTAATTCCATTTTCATTAGGAAAAAGAAATGCAGCATCAAATCAGAATGTCTATGCTCATATTTTTAGACGATTTATAATTCTGTTTATTTTAGGATGGATCGTTCAAGGAAATTTATTATTTCTTGACATTTCAAAATTTCACATATTTAGCAATACATTACAAGCCATTGCAGTTGGATATTTGTTTTCATGTATTGCCTATCTGAATTTGTCCAAAAAAGGAAGGTATATATTCTTTGCCGTTTGTCTTATTTTATATGCCGTTTTGTTAAGCGTTCCTGATTTTTTTGGACATCATTTTGAGCTTCTTCCCAATAAAAATCTTTCAATTTATATCGATCAACAGGTTTTTGGACGTTTTTATGATCAAACACAATATTCGTGGCTTTTAACCGGACTCGGATTTACAGCAACCACTTTATCAGGATTATTTGCAGGAGAATTACTTTTGTCCTCAATGCCAAGACCCAAAATAGCGTTGTATCTTGCAGTAATCGGAATAATCACTTTTTCTATTTCGTTGCTTATAGGAATCTGGCATCCCATTATCAAAAAAATATGGACAAGTTCCTTTGTATTATTCTCATCAGGAATCAGCTTTGTTTTACTAGCACTTTTTTACTGGATTATCGATGTAAAAGGATATACAAAATGGGCTTATCCTTTTAAAGTTATCGGAGTAAATGCAATTGCAGCTTATGTTGGTTCACATGTTTTTAATTTCTCATTAATTGCCAAACAAGTTTTTTATGGTTTTGAACAATTTACAGGTTCTTATTATGATGCATTTTGCGATTTAGCAGGTTTTGGAATTTTATATTTCATACTCTGGTACATGCATAAAAACAAAACGTATATAAAAGTCTAA
- a CDS encoding SDR family NAD(P)-dependent oxidoreductase → MTKVKIDEPKVWFITGTSRGFGRVWTEAALERGDKVAATARNVESISDFKDKYGDNVLILPLDVTQPAQVENAVKNAHEYFGRLDIVINNAGYSLVGTVEEAKTDEIRAMYETNILGPVSVIQAVLPIMREQGFGHILGTSSSLGHYVVPLIGYYCSSKWAFEAIYESLAVEVKSFGINVTIIEPGAYATEFGSENSLKFSENLPQYESIRNMVFENLSKLERGNPNATAAAVLKLVDAEQPPLRMFLGSHNLDEIRQAYSDRIKVWEEWQDIAAAAQG, encoded by the coding sequence ATGACAAAAGTAAAAATAGACGAACCAAAAGTATGGTTTATAACAGGTACTTCCAGAGGTTTTGGAAGAGTTTGGACAGAAGCGGCACTCGAAAGAGGCGATAAAGTAGCCGCTACAGCAAGGAATGTTGAGAGTATTTCAGATTTTAAAGATAAATATGGTGACAACGTTTTGATTCTGCCTTTAGATGTTACTCAACCAGCACAAGTTGAGAATGCTGTAAAAAACGCACATGAATATTTCGGAAGATTAGATATTGTCATTAACAATGCAGGATATTCATTAGTTGGAACAGTTGAAGAAGCCAAAACAGATGAAATTCGTGCGATGTATGAAACCAATATATTAGGTCCGGTTTCGGTTATTCAAGCCGTTTTGCCCATTATGAGAGAACAAGGTTTTGGACATATTTTAGGAACTTCAAGCAGTTTAGGACATTATGTAGTTCCACTAATTGGATATTATTGTTCTTCTAAATGGGCATTTGAAGCCATCTACGAAAGTTTAGCTGTTGAGGTCAAGTCTTTCGGAATTAATGTTACAATTATTGAACCGGGAGCGTACGCAACAGAATTTGGAAGTGAAAATTCACTTAAATTTTCAGAAAACCTTCCTCAATATGAATCAATACGAAATATGGTTTTCGAAAATCTGAGCAAGCTGGAAAGAGGAAATCCCAATGCTACTGCCGCAGCTGTATTAAAGCTTGTAGACGCAGAACAGCCGCCATTAAGAATGTTTTTGGGAAGCCATAATCTGGATGAAATCCGCCAGGCATATTCAGATCGCATCAAAGTTTGGGAAGAATGGCAGGATATTGCGGCAGCTGCACAAGGCTAA
- a CDS encoding nuclear transport factor 2 family protein gives MRTIKFLFPIMAFFLSLNATAQKEEKALVTETIQTYFDGWMTGDTLKLGKAMHASCHLKLIKDNEVLVIDRKTYLSRFKLRTKLPNTEGRIIDINITKNIASAKCEIETPERLFVDYFNMMKLNDRWYIVDKISTSSEKK, from the coding sequence ATGAGAACAATAAAATTTCTATTCCCCATTATGGCTTTTTTTCTTTCTCTTAATGCAACAGCCCAAAAGGAAGAAAAAGCTTTAGTTACTGAAACCATTCAAACCTATTTTGACGGCTGGATGACAGGAGATACGCTTAAACTTGGAAAAGCAATGCATGCTTCCTGCCATTTAAAACTTATTAAAGACAATGAAGTCTTAGTAATAGACCGAAAAACTTATTTAAGCAGATTTAAACTTCGTACAAAACTGCCTAATACTGAAGGCCGAATAATTGATATTAACATTACCAAAAACATTGCATCTGCAAAATGTGAGATAGAAACTCCTGAAAGATTATTTGTGGATTATTTTAACATGATGAAATTAAATGACAGATGGTATATAGTAGATAAAATCTCCACGAGTTCAGAAAAAAAATAA
- a CDS encoding Gfo/Idh/MocA family protein: protein MLLKVCDISAQLIKTKAPKRAKGQTDVLRLAAPAIPVVRVGIVGLGMRGTGAVERITHIPGVEIVALCDMLEERTKGANDTLVKHGKPKAQEFFGEDGWKQVTKLPNVDLVYIVTDWKHHASIAIQAMNDGKHVAVEVPGALTMKEIWDIIDTSEKTRKHCMMLENCVYDFFELTTLNMAQQGVFGEILHAEGSYIHGLQPYWGEYWNNWRMDYNRKHRGDIYPTHGMGPACLALNIHRGDKMNFLVSMDTKAVGNPAFIKEKTGEEVKDFRNGDHTMTMIRTEMGKTIQIQHDVTSPRPYSRMYQLSGTKGFANKYPVEGYAIDAKEAGAEIAKNYQNLNAEEFVSEDVKKLLMEKYKNPIVKDIEEMAKKVGGHGGMDFIMDYRMFYCLQKGLPLDMDVYDLAEWSCLSPLTEISLDNNSAPVEIPDFTRGSWKKLNKFEFSK, encoded by the coding sequence ATGCTGTTAAAGGTTTGTGATATCTCTGCTCAGCTTATCAAAACGAAAGCTCCTAAAAGAGCCAAAGGCCAGACAGATGTTCTTCGTTTGGCTGCTCCGGCAATTCCTGTGGTACGAGTAGGAATCGTTGGTTTAGGAATGCGCGGAACAGGTGCTGTCGAAAGAATAACACACATACCAGGAGTCGAAATCGTAGCGCTTTGTGATATGCTTGAAGAAAGAACAAAAGGGGCTAACGATACTTTGGTAAAACACGGAAAACCAAAAGCACAAGAATTCTTTGGTGAAGACGGCTGGAAACAAGTGACAAAACTTCCCAACGTAGATTTAGTATATATTGTTACTGATTGGAAGCATCACGCCAGTATTGCCATACAGGCCATGAATGACGGAAAACACGTTGCCGTTGAAGTTCCGGGTGCTTTAACCATGAAAGAAATCTGGGATATTATCGATACTTCCGAAAAAACAAGAAAACATTGTATGATGCTTGAAAACTGTGTTTATGATTTCTTCGAATTAACCACCTTAAATATGGCACAGCAAGGTGTTTTTGGAGAAATTCTGCATGCAGAAGGTTCTTATATACACGGACTTCAGCCCTATTGGGGAGAATATTGGAACAACTGGCGTATGGATTATAACCGTAAACATAGAGGAGATATTTATCCAACACACGGAATGGGGCCAGCTTGTTTAGCCTTAAATATTCACCGTGGTGATAAAATGAATTTCTTGGTTTCGATGGATACAAAAGCAGTAGGAAATCCAGCTTTTATAAAAGAAAAGACAGGCGAAGAAGTAAAAGATTTTAGAAATGGAGATCATACCATGACTATGATTCGTACCGAAATGGGTAAAACAATCCAGATTCAGCATGATGTTACAAGTCCAAGACCTTACAGCAGAATGTATCAATTATCAGGAACAAAAGGTTTTGCAAACAAATATCCAGTTGAAGGTTATGCAATTGATGCGAAAGAAGCCGGAGCCGAAATTGCCAAAAATTATCAAAACCTAAATGCAGAAGAATTTGTTTCTGAAGATGTTAAAAAACTTTTGATGGAAAAATATAAAAACCCAATTGTAAAAGATATAGAAGAGATGGCTAAAAAAGTTGGTGGACACGGCGGTATGGATTTTATTATGGATTATCGTATGTTTTATTGCCTTCAAAAAGGACTTCCTTTAGACATGGATGTTTACGATTTAGCCGAATGGTCTTGCCTAAGTCCATTAACAGAAATTTCTTTGGATAATAATTCAGCACCAGTTGAAATTCCAGATTTTACACGCGGAAGCTGGAAAAAACTAAACAAATTTGAATTTTCAAAATAA
- a CDS encoding PKD domain-containing protein: protein MKKIQLTKFLAILSAFLLLTACSSDNNASDSANKPVADFSFTNDGSTFTFTNLSTNGTKYRWDFGDLYYVSNEKDPVYTYKIGGEIRVSLTVTNDAGEESFVTKVINAPKIIIVDIKIDGKFADWNDVPVTDENTSGNGSIQKIKIWAGGPNVNVYLEGNKKMLMELVDMYINTDGNTQTGFLHGNWPQGSGAEFLFEGPLVTNGWGSFYNHTDPNGGWGWSAIAGSGSSLTASGIVSLSATTNAIEFSIPKSQLGTLGSSIGIAITEMTSGWAAVANFPEAPKFSTLEL from the coding sequence ATGAAAAAAATACAACTAACCAAGTTTCTAGCAATACTGTCGGCTTTTTTACTGCTTACAGCTTGTTCTAGCGATAATAATGCTTCTGATTCGGCAAATAAACCAGTCGCAGATTTTTCATTTACCAATGACGGAAGTACCTTTACTTTTACGAATCTTTCCACAAATGGAACCAAATACAGATGGGATTTTGGTGATCTGTATTATGTTTCTAATGAAAAAGATCCTGTTTATACCTATAAAATTGGAGGAGAAATCAGAGTTTCTTTAACAGTAACCAATGATGCTGGAGAAGAATCTTTTGTGACAAAAGTGATAAATGCTCCAAAAATTATAATAGTAGATATTAAAATAGATGGAAAATTTGCGGATTGGAATGATGTTCCCGTAACCGATGAAAATACTTCTGGTAACGGTTCTATTCAGAAAATTAAAATCTGGGCAGGCGGTCCAAATGTCAATGTTTATTTAGAAGGAAACAAAAAAATGCTGATGGAACTGGTAGATATGTATATCAATACTGATGGCAATACGCAGACTGGATTTTTACACGGCAATTGGCCTCAAGGTTCTGGAGCAGAATTTTTATTTGAAGGGCCTTTAGTAACGAACGGCTGGGGATCATTTTATAACCATACAGATCCAAATGGAGGCTGGGGCTGGAGCGCCATTGCAGGTTCTGGATCAAGCTTAACAGCTTCTGGAATTGTCAGCTTATCTGCAACTACAAATGCAATTGAATTTAGTATTCCAAAATCACAGTTAGGAACTTTAGGAAGCTCAATTGGTATTGCGATTACAGAAATGACGTCGGGATGGGCGGCAGTTGCTAATTTCCCCGAAGCACCTAAGTTTTCAACTTTAGAATTGTAG
- a CDS encoding response regulator — translation MNLNILIVDDHPMTVDSYINLLSNSELNKHNLHFIKGYNCQEAYNKINMYVKQNTPIHFALLDISIPAYKELNINNGVDLAQLIRKKFNMCKVVLLTMHSEALTVDKIIKQINPEGFISKSDINFELFPVICQKVLNGDYFKSPTIIESQRELFKKNINWDDHDSQILILISEGVKTVNLPNYIPLSMSAIEKRKANIKDQLLEGRGGDKDLIDKARKLGLI, via the coding sequence ATGAATTTAAATATTTTGATAGTCGACGATCATCCCATGACAGTCGACAGCTACATTAACCTACTATCTAACAGCGAGTTAAATAAACATAATTTGCATTTCATAAAAGGTTATAATTGTCAGGAAGCTTACAATAAAATAAACATGTATGTGAAACAGAATACCCCCATACATTTTGCTTTATTGGATATAAGTATTCCTGCCTATAAAGAATTGAATATAAATAATGGAGTAGATCTCGCCCAGCTCATAAGAAAAAAATTCAATATGTGTAAAGTGGTTCTGCTCACTATGCATAGTGAAGCACTAACTGTAGATAAAATAATTAAACAAATTAATCCAGAAGGTTTTATCTCAAAAAGTGATATCAATTTTGAGTTATTTCCTGTGATATGTCAAAAAGTTTTAAACGGGGATTATTTTAAAAGTCCCACTATTATAGAATCTCAAAGGGAATTATTTAAAAAAAATATAAACTGGGACGATCATGACAGCCAGATTTTGATTTTAATATCTGAAGGGGTAAAAACTGTTAATCTTCCCAATTATATTCCTCTTTCAATGAGTGCTATTGAAAAACGAAAAGCCAATATAAAAGATCAGCTTTTAGAAGGAAGGGGCGGTGATAAAGATTTAATAGATAAAGCACGAAAATTAGGCCTGATATAA
- a CDS encoding helix-turn-helix domain-containing protein encodes MNEALHLSEKEKEIILSLFRNIEDELMNRIDELSQDVVLAQVELLLNYAQRFYKRQFITRKTINNTLLDKFEQLLNDHFDNEKKSYQGIPTVQNLADSLAISSGYLSDMLRTLTGQNAQQHIHEKLIEKAKEKLSNTNLSVSEIAYELGFEHLQSFSKLFRNKTNETPLKFRARFN; translated from the coding sequence GTGAACGAAGCTCTTCATTTATCTGAAAAAGAAAAAGAAATTATCTTAAGCCTTTTTAGAAATATCGAAGATGAATTAATGAACAGAATAGATGAATTAAGTCAGGATGTGGTTTTGGCTCAGGTTGAGTTATTATTAAATTATGCCCAACGATTTTATAAGCGACAATTCATTACTCGGAAAACAATAAATAATACTCTTCTTGATAAATTTGAACAATTATTGAATGATCATTTTGATAATGAAAAAAAATCGTATCAAGGAATTCCAACTGTACAAAACTTAGCAGATAGTCTGGCAATATCGTCTGGTTATCTCAGCGATATGCTGCGAACTTTGACAGGACAAAATGCACAACAGCACATTCACGAAAAATTGATTGAAAAAGCAAAGGAAAAGCTTTCAAATACTAATTTATCAGTTTCCGAAATAGCGTATGAATTAGGTTTTGAGCATCTGCAAAGTTTTAGCAAATTGTTTCGAAACAAAACAAATGAAACACCTTTAAAGTTTAGAGCAAGGTTTAATTAA
- a CDS encoding tetratricopeptide repeat-containing sensor histidine kinase — MNISNQIPFLILFFLFLSCKKSDSASSENDSIIFFDKNYADNLKGDKKEKYLDSTVLVLKAQRNNLQIRNTYLKVASEYYYINNPKKSLNVSLKALKLSKMAHDSVRMAKASYFVGDCYENTKKDSAYFYYLQAEKIYFKLHDDDNVARMLFNKGYVLFYDGNYIECNVEISKALQYLKGSKDYELIYTCNTLMGNCLEKLLQYEEALKYHNMALEVLDKMKGNEKDQINNYNITSIINVCNLYDLQGEYSKSIEKLKPLLTDELKEGWPRLYANVLSNLAYSKMKSKDYKYVGPMLFESLRIVDSIGLEPDIIYKKIHIGEYYLTQNDTVNSIKVLNEANHLAIKIKSSNEILTTLRLLYKVDKKNSLFYTSEYIKVSDSINTIQRNAHDKYSRIEYETSRIEDENKVLTKTNFYILITSFVLILGLLIIIVLRYFKYKNQELKFFKKEQQANEEIYQLLTDQHEKIINAKENEKTKIAKELHDGIMNKIYSVRMNLGFFNANNDVEIIEKRKGYIYELQNIENEIRTISHGLSNSSLLEQSDFNILLLTLIENQKEISQTKFTYLDDDNIDWRNTQIIYKINLYRIIQEAVLNVNKYANAKKCEVKIYRKKHNILKLTIVDDGVGFDVKSRKGGIGINNMRDRAISLNGKFNITSKPNEGTKIEVTLNLSSLNEVN, encoded by the coding sequence TTGAATATTTCAAACCAAATTCCTTTTTTAATCCTCTTTTTCCTTTTTTTATCTTGTAAGAAAAGTGATTCAGCTAGCTCTGAAAATGATTCAATCATTTTCTTTGATAAGAATTACGCAGATAATTTAAAAGGAGACAAGAAAGAGAAATATCTGGACTCTACAGTATTGGTATTAAAAGCTCAGAGAAATAATCTGCAGATAAGAAATACTTATTTAAAAGTTGCGTCTGAATATTACTATATCAATAATCCCAAAAAATCTTTAAACGTTAGTTTGAAGGCTTTAAAATTATCTAAAATGGCTCACGATAGTGTTAGAATGGCAAAAGCATCTTATTTTGTAGGTGACTGCTATGAAAATACTAAAAAAGACAGTGCTTATTTTTATTATCTGCAGGCAGAAAAGATTTATTTTAAACTGCATGATGATGATAACGTAGCTAGAATGCTATTTAATAAAGGGTATGTTTTATTTTATGATGGAAATTATATAGAATGTAATGTTGAAATTTCTAAAGCTTTACAATATTTAAAAGGTTCGAAAGATTACGAATTAATTTATACTTGTAATACTTTAATGGGGAACTGTCTTGAAAAGCTGCTTCAATATGAAGAAGCTTTAAAGTATCATAATATGGCTTTGGAAGTTTTAGATAAAATGAAAGGTAATGAGAAGGATCAAATAAATAATTATAATATTACTTCTATTATTAATGTATGCAATCTTTATGATCTGCAGGGAGAATATTCTAAATCTATTGAAAAGCTTAAACCATTACTGACGGATGAACTAAAAGAAGGGTGGCCAAGGCTATATGCCAATGTTCTAAGTAATCTGGCTTATTCTAAAATGAAAAGCAAAGACTATAAATACGTAGGACCTATGTTATTTGAGTCATTAAGGATAGTCGATAGTATTGGACTGGAACCGGATATTATTTATAAAAAAATACATATAGGAGAGTATTATTTGACTCAAAATGATACCGTAAATTCTATTAAAGTTTTAAATGAGGCAAATCATCTAGCTATTAAAATTAAAAGCAGCAATGAAATTTTGACCACTTTAAGGCTTCTTTATAAAGTAGACAAAAAAAATAGTTTGTTTTATACTAGTGAATATATTAAGGTAAGCGATAGTATAAACACAATTCAAAGAAATGCGCATGACAAGTATTCACGAATAGAATATGAAACATCAAGAATTGAGGATGAAAATAAAGTTTTAACCAAGACAAATTTTTATATTTTGATTACATCGTTTGTATTAATTCTGGGGTTATTAATAATTATTGTTTTAAGGTATTTTAAATATAAAAATCAGGAACTGAAGTTTTTTAAAAAAGAACAACAGGCGAATGAAGAAATTTATCAGCTGCTTACAGATCAGCATGAAAAAATTATTAATGCCAAAGAAAATGAAAAAACAAAAATTGCCAAAGAGCTACACGATGGTATTATGAATAAAATTTACAGTGTAAGAATGAATTTAGGTTTTTTTAATGCTAATAATGATGTAGAAATAATCGAAAAAAGAAAAGGGTATATATATGAACTTCAGAATATTGAAAATGAAATACGTACAATATCCCATGGGTTAAGCAATAGTTCGCTATTAGAACAAAGCGATTTTAATATTTTACTGCTCACATTAATTGAAAATCAGAAAGAGATAAGTCAAACTAAGTTTACTTATTTAGATGATGATAATATCGACTGGCGAAATACTCAGATTATCTATAAAATTAATCTTTACAGAATCATTCAGGAAGCGGTTTTGAATGTTAATAAATATGCAAATGCAAAAAAATGTGAAGTAAAAATTTATAGAAAAAAACATAATATATTAAAGCTGACTATTGTAGATGATGGAGTAGGATTTGATGTTAAAAGCAGGAAAGGCGGTATTGGAATTAACAATATGAGAGACAGGGCAATATCATTAAATGGAAAATTCAATATAACATCAAAACCAAATGAAGGAACGAAAATTGAAGTCACCTTAAATCTTTCCTCTTTAAATGAAGTAAATTAA
- a CDS encoding DUF1826 domain-containing protein, translating into MNTTFSTSNQIGIVSSFSELVHTDFEGEQNALCWYRNLDGDFAEITAKLSLKENITEVYPEDLMALELSEKGNAAREIILKDLQLLTDFGASPSLNLLKCYERDDEFDFISTDVYSFHVDRSPIATDTFLCTYHGAASDIIPNSQAQQKILIPEIRQKLKELHDGTEEEFENFLKENYFDLHYQQHEDAVPINLGVKHLWRLAVDHPKQKVLPCVHRAPIENEGEYRLLLIC; encoded by the coding sequence ATGAATACTACATTTTCTACCAGCAATCAAATTGGCATCGTATCTTCTTTTTCTGAGCTTGTGCATACTGATTTTGAGGGTGAACAAAATGCCCTTTGCTGGTATAGAAATTTGGATGGCGATTTTGCAGAGATCACCGCTAAATTATCTTTAAAGGAAAATATCACAGAAGTTTATCCTGAAGATTTAATGGCACTCGAACTCTCAGAAAAGGGAAATGCAGCAAGGGAAATAATCTTAAAGGATTTGCAATTATTAACTGATTTTGGCGCTTCGCCCTCTCTTAATTTATTGAAGTGTTATGAGCGCGATGATGAATTTGATTTCATATCGACTGATGTTTATTCTTTTCATGTGGACCGTTCACCTATTGCGACGGATACTTTTTTATGTACCTATCACGGAGCGGCAAGTGATATTATTCCCAATTCTCAGGCACAGCAAAAAATTCTAATTCCAGAAATCAGGCAGAAACTAAAAGAACTGCATGATGGAACAGAAGAAGAATTCGAAAACTTTTTGAAGGAGAATTATTTTGATCTGCATTACCAGCAGCATGAGGATGCAGTACCTATTAATTTAGGGGTAAAACATCTTTGGCGTTTAGCTGTAGATCATCCAAAACAAAAAGTACTACCTTGTGTTCATAGAGCACCAATAGAAAACGAAGGAGAATATCGGTTGTTGCTAATTTGCTAA